A genomic region of uncultured Paludibaculum sp. contains the following coding sequences:
- a CDS encoding radical SAM protein has protein sequence MPTFSQAFDSIWGAVSAAPDEPLDSPAFGSDPTQLEALLTESRLAKSSLFGNTVFPVSPLYVTSICKEKCTYCNYRAGSSDPGLKRVRLSDDELAREVEFLVAGEGLRAVELVYASDPAITHADIARHLSITRRIVEQYGGHTVGLSAEPMSVDEYKALKDVGLTFSVVWQETYDPARYAELHPGTQIKSNFRYRLESFERMIQAGLEGVGYGVLSGLADWRRDWSMLLRHQQWLRDNYGRGCNILGMPRLKAAPGSTFREFTYAPNDDQFLALVALHNVRFPDVRAFVSTREEFALCLRLAEGGGCLFTLDCSTVPGGYTLPNRGAQFVTGNYAAPQFAPRVEATGLKLDWFWSSTQSSEPLVQQS, from the coding sequence ATGCCTACATTTTCCCAAGCGTTCGACTCCATCTGGGGGGCAGTGTCCGCGGCCCCCGACGAGCCTTTGGACAGCCCCGCTTTCGGGTCGGATCCCACCCAGTTGGAAGCCCTGTTAACCGAGAGTCGCCTGGCGAAGTCCTCCCTCTTCGGCAATACGGTCTTCCCCGTTTCGCCTCTCTACGTCACCAGCATCTGCAAGGAGAAGTGCACCTACTGCAACTACCGCGCCGGCAGCAGCGATCCCGGCCTGAAACGGGTGCGGCTCTCCGACGACGAACTGGCCCGTGAGGTCGAATTCCTCGTCGCCGGTGAGGGCCTCCGCGCCGTGGAACTGGTCTACGCCAGTGACCCCGCCATCACCCATGCCGACATCGCCCGGCACCTCTCCATCACCCGTCGCATCGTCGAACAATACGGCGGCCACACCGTCGGCCTCAGCGCCGAGCCGATGAGCGTCGACGAATACAAGGCGCTCAAAGACGTGGGGCTCACGTTTTCGGTCGTTTGGCAGGAGACTTACGATCCCGCCCGCTACGCTGAGCTGCATCCCGGTACGCAGATCAAGTCCAATTTCCGGTACCGGCTGGAGAGCTTCGAGCGGATGATCCAGGCGGGTCTGGAAGGCGTCGGCTACGGCGTCCTCAGCGGTCTGGCCGATTGGCGTCGCGACTGGTCGATGCTGCTGCGCCACCAGCAATGGCTGCGCGACAACTACGGCCGCGGCTGCAATATCCTGGGCATGCCGCGGCTCAAGGCCGCGCCGGGCTCTACTTTCCGCGAGTTCACATACGCGCCCAACGACGATCAGTTCCTCGCTCTGGTCGCGCTCCACAATGTCCGCTTCCCCGATGTGCGGGCTTTCGTTAGCACGCGGGAGGAGTTCGCCCTATGCCTGCGTCTGGCCGAAGGTGGAGGCTGTCTGTTCACGCTGGATTGCTCCACGGTGCCCGGCGGCTACACGCTACCCAACCGGGGTGCGCAGTTTGTCACAGGCAACTACGCCGCACCGCAGTTCGCCCCGCGCGTGGAAGCCACCGGCCTCAAGCTCGACTGGTTCTGGAGCTCCACCCAATCTTCAGAACCGCTCGTCCAGCAATCCTGA
- a CDS encoding TIGR02444 family protein — MKQDAAAFLQFCVRLYSQDGMRAVCLDLQNSLGLNVNCLLLSAWAARLGYAISAELWRDLQHHIAPIRESAVLPIRALRRQISKEPKLREDLRAPIKRLLLYAELRAEQAEEHALHNRMAGLATRATAGQGLLRRNLETLTKLEPRLEEFLRITIDSGLLDERF, encoded by the coding sequence ATGAAGCAGGACGCAGCTGCCTTCCTCCAGTTCTGCGTGCGGCTGTATTCCCAGGACGGCATGCGTGCCGTCTGTCTTGACCTGCAGAATTCCCTCGGGCTGAATGTGAACTGCCTGCTGCTGTCGGCCTGGGCCGCCCGGCTTGGTTACGCCATCAGTGCGGAGTTGTGGCGGGACCTGCAGCATCACATCGCGCCGATCCGGGAGTCGGCGGTGTTGCCCATCCGGGCGCTGCGGCGCCAGATCAGTAAGGAACCCAAGCTGAGAGAGGATCTGCGCGCCCCCATCAAGCGGCTACTGCTGTATGCCGAACTGCGGGCCGAGCAGGCCGAGGAGCATGCCCTGCACAATCGGATGGCGGGCTTGGCTACCCGGGCCACGGCTGGACAAGGTCTGCTTCGCCGGAATCTGGAGACGCTGACCAAGCTGGAACCGCGGTTGGAGGAGTTCCTCCGGATCACCATCGACTCAGGATTGCTGGACGAGCGGTTCTGA
- a CDS encoding VWA domain-containing protein, with protein sequence MRQYGNEGTRSLQPARAVPAACLDGLRVAVVLGLTVHSLYGQAANAHGRVTMENGSPPPKTVLIQRYCGASRIMVEAATNRNGEYVLRGSAFDAVGNWGSRQMGTFGTMKCALRASLPGWQSSMIDLDDPTLVGKRELPALILRKRGAANLGVDVRVRAPRVSERAWERGVKAMAEGSREEAEKQFRLAVEAAPDFAQAWNALGTAYQGGNKLAEARDAFQHGIKADPKTLISHVLLMRLESSAKNWTDSTKAASEVIARDPGHKFPEAYLHKALAQYYLQDLDGAAASAAEAVRLNTNRQLQNAEYIYGMILESRKEYAKAEEHYRKYLENEPKASNADSVRARLANLGKGGGSVPGLSELASVDLNVRAVRSIGAPGGMRALSRMAHMDPQPPAATFFGEYCKALVRSTDPSSSARYPRYVETLRLYFASVLELASVGEMRDQGSVVSISLNSAVGKPQAVRVLSALGWRLREAPGLAPVVELADGPSDGPRQTISEALGIDAMTMKETLEAGGTFTFEIPTEEAPLMGGDAWIQLVHDREMLPGGVAEAFARDLRLARSYAGLSELSTETAEAVVAGLGLRTLVEQHSDLLMRAAGTFSTRNGSAAVPGGPEAVPAWKSLAGTGIEDPSKFYTALLTRDRGKPARYYAALSRADVAHQAFFTRTEQRLARFYAAYDDGAGQADPKKAKENKTGEWTDVTLQHLPLSAEGTVRFPGGRGVWGTNQQSDDEVLTGAGIAEPLVAIAEAQRKRGAEFTAQAAALWRKHFNEWRPLTTYFTRLRMLDEADFLALQSFGSQLPMMPPVTANTAQGLWYSLVELAVTGVDLGTVGQQDGAAIFRRASEGLGRGDRIATAMKLVTALAGSSTEPDEAIPGRLLKIGGARREAYERVMKLQEVPSLAAAARSRNEATLLHALAGILYAARLDPDGLLISEDRQFVSKHRFAAVPLKDASLFRPAALERLNKQPGSRMTGGFMELDQLVHKPAPGGESVEVEKPAEVPGSISGTAEAAPVPAGEVFRANVRLVEVYATVTDSNGRFVDDLPETEFLLQEDGKPRAITMFESRQASLNCVLLLDTTFSMQAALPILKNAAFELIDQLRPADTVSVYTFSDAVVPVQPSTADRRAAKRVIARAQPRGETALYDALTRVIRDTATLSGKKAIVVFTDGDDNFSSLSVENAVHRAKVAGIPVYTIAQGMALQNTALLKQLTGISQATGGLPFAIREPGEIQKVFDVVAKDLSHGYVMTFPPSPGESGQWRKLAVQVRSTKGYKVRAREGYIVE encoded by the coding sequence GTCGAGCATGATTGACCTCGATGATCCGACGCTGGTGGGCAAGCGTGAGTTACCGGCCCTCATTCTGCGTAAGCGAGGGGCGGCCAACCTGGGCGTGGACGTTCGAGTCCGCGCTCCACGCGTATCAGAGCGGGCATGGGAACGCGGGGTCAAGGCGATGGCCGAGGGCAGCCGGGAAGAGGCGGAGAAGCAATTCCGCCTGGCGGTCGAGGCCGCCCCCGACTTCGCGCAAGCCTGGAACGCACTGGGCACCGCATACCAGGGTGGGAACAAGCTCGCGGAGGCCCGCGACGCGTTCCAGCACGGCATCAAGGCCGATCCGAAGACGCTGATCTCCCACGTACTTCTGATGAGGCTGGAATCGTCAGCCAAGAACTGGACGGATTCCACAAAGGCGGCATCGGAAGTGATTGCCAGGGACCCCGGGCACAAGTTCCCCGAAGCCTACCTCCACAAGGCCCTCGCCCAGTACTACCTGCAGGATCTGGATGGGGCGGCGGCGAGCGCCGCCGAAGCAGTTCGGTTGAACACGAATCGCCAGCTTCAGAATGCCGAGTACATCTACGGCATGATTCTGGAAAGCCGGAAGGAGTACGCGAAGGCGGAAGAGCACTACCGCAAGTATCTGGAGAACGAGCCCAAAGCATCGAATGCCGATTCCGTGAGGGCGCGGCTGGCCAATCTGGGCAAGGGCGGCGGCTCGGTGCCCGGCCTGTCTGAGTTGGCGTCGGTGGATTTGAACGTCCGTGCCGTGAGATCGATTGGGGCGCCGGGTGGCATGAGGGCGCTGAGCCGGATGGCACACATGGATCCGCAACCACCGGCCGCCACATTCTTTGGGGAGTACTGCAAGGCGTTGGTGCGCTCCACCGATCCGTCCAGCAGTGCGCGCTATCCGCGGTATGTCGAGACGCTGAGGCTGTACTTCGCGTCCGTGTTGGAACTAGCCAGCGTAGGGGAGATGCGGGACCAAGGCTCGGTGGTTTCGATCTCCTTGAATAGTGCGGTGGGGAAGCCGCAGGCAGTGCGGGTACTGAGCGCATTGGGCTGGCGACTGAGGGAAGCTCCAGGTTTGGCACCAGTTGTCGAGTTAGCTGACGGCCCTTCCGATGGTCCAAGGCAAACCATCTCCGAGGCGTTGGGTATCGACGCGATGACGATGAAGGAGACGTTGGAAGCCGGTGGGACCTTCACGTTCGAGATCCCGACAGAGGAAGCGCCGCTGATGGGTGGCGACGCCTGGATTCAATTGGTGCATGACCGCGAGATGCTGCCAGGCGGCGTGGCGGAGGCGTTTGCTCGAGACTTGCGGTTGGCGCGGTCGTACGCGGGCCTGAGCGAGCTCAGCACGGAAACAGCGGAAGCCGTGGTTGCCGGACTTGGGCTACGCACGCTGGTGGAACAGCACTCCGATCTGTTGATGCGGGCCGCAGGAACCTTCTCGACACGAAACGGAAGCGCCGCAGTGCCGGGTGGACCAGAGGCAGTGCCGGCCTGGAAATCTCTGGCCGGGACAGGCATCGAGGATCCGTCGAAGTTCTACACCGCGCTTCTGACGAGGGATCGCGGTAAACCGGCGCGCTACTATGCGGCGTTGAGCCGGGCCGATGTGGCGCACCAGGCCTTTTTCACGCGGACGGAACAACGTCTGGCCCGATTCTACGCAGCCTACGATGACGGCGCTGGGCAGGCGGACCCCAAGAAGGCTAAGGAGAACAAAACCGGCGAGTGGACCGATGTGACGCTGCAGCACCTGCCGTTGTCAGCGGAAGGCACCGTGCGGTTTCCGGGCGGAAGAGGTGTTTGGGGCACGAATCAGCAGTCTGACGACGAAGTGCTCACCGGGGCTGGCATCGCAGAGCCGCTGGTGGCGATAGCGGAGGCGCAACGGAAGCGCGGCGCTGAGTTCACTGCCCAAGCGGCAGCCCTGTGGAGGAAGCATTTCAATGAGTGGCGCCCATTGACCACCTACTTCACCCGGCTGCGGATGCTGGACGAGGCCGATTTCCTCGCCCTGCAGAGCTTTGGTTCTCAATTGCCCATGATGCCTCCGGTGACGGCGAATACCGCTCAGGGCCTCTGGTACTCACTGGTGGAACTGGCTGTGACTGGTGTTGATCTGGGAACTGTCGGCCAGCAGGACGGGGCGGCGATCTTCCGGCGGGCTAGCGAAGGGCTAGGCCGGGGTGACCGCATTGCAACCGCCATGAAGCTGGTGACGGCACTGGCCGGGTCGTCGACGGAACCGGATGAGGCAATTCCCGGACGGCTGTTGAAGATTGGCGGTGCGCGGCGCGAGGCATACGAGCGAGTGATGAAGCTGCAGGAGGTGCCGAGCCTCGCCGCGGCGGCAAGATCACGGAACGAGGCGACATTGCTTCACGCTCTGGCGGGCATCCTTTATGCTGCTCGTCTCGACCCGGATGGTCTGCTGATTTCCGAGGATCGTCAGTTCGTTAGTAAGCACCGTTTCGCGGCCGTGCCTCTCAAGGACGCCTCTCTGTTTCGCCCGGCAGCTCTGGAGCGATTGAACAAGCAGCCCGGCAGCCGGATGACTGGTGGCTTCATGGAGCTGGATCAACTCGTCCATAAACCGGCGCCGGGCGGAGAGAGTGTCGAGGTAGAAAAGCCGGCGGAAGTCCCGGGCTCGATCAGTGGTACAGCGGAAGCCGCGCCAGTTCCAGCGGGTGAAGTCTTCCGGGCGAATGTCCGTCTGGTGGAGGTCTATGCCACGGTGACTGACTCGAACGGGCGTTTTGTCGACGACCTGCCGGAAACGGAGTTTCTGCTGCAGGAGGACGGCAAACCACGCGCGATTACTATGTTTGAGAGCCGCCAGGCGTCGCTGAACTGTGTGTTGTTGCTCGACACGACCTTCAGCATGCAGGCGGCGCTGCCCATCCTGAAGAACGCGGCGTTTGAGCTCATCGACCAGTTGCGGCCCGCCGACACAGTGAGTGTGTACACCTTCAGCGACGCAGTGGTGCCAGTCCAGCCCTCCACCGCGGACCGGCGCGCGGCCAAGCGAGTGATCGCGCGAGCGCAACCACGGGGCGAGACCGCCCTATACGATGCGCTCACGAGGGTGATCCGCGACACCGCCACGCTATCGGGCAAGAAGGCGATTGTCGTCTTCACGGATGGTGACGACAACTTCAGTTCGTTGAGCGTGGAGAACGCAGTACACCGCGCGAAGGTGGCGGGCATCCCGGTGTATACCATCGCCCAAGGTATGGCCTTGCAGAACACGGCTCTGTTGAAGCAGTTGACCGGTATTTCTCAGGCCACAGGAGGGCTGCCATTCGCCATCCGCGAACCTGGCGAGATCCAGAAGGTATTCGACGTAGTGGCCAAGGATTTGTCGCATGGCTACGTGATGACCTTTCCGCCGAGTCCTGGGGAATCCGGGCAGTGGCGAAAGCTGGCCGTCCAGGTGAGATCGACGAAAGGTTACAAGGTGCGCGCGCGGGAAGGGTACATTGTGGAGTAG